A window of Dysidea avara chromosome 1, odDysAvar1.4, whole genome shotgun sequence genomic DNA:
ATTTAACTGGATTTCTTTTGTGAGTTTGTCTGTAACATAGGTTCTCTGACTACCAGAATCTAAAATTAATCTAACTGGCATAGAGGAACCCCTCTGTACACTCTTCACTGTTGCTGTGGCTGTTTGCATCAAAACATTAGTCTTGGTCATTTCTTTAGGCTGAAATTCAACTGTATCTTCAATGCTGGATAATCCTGATGATGAACTACTGTCAGGAAATAGAGTAGGACAAAGACTCCTGTGATGGTTATTCTTTTTGCCACAATGGGCACATATTTTATCCTTGGCACAATTCTTAGACATGTGTCCCCTTTTCAAGCATATGTAACAAGATCCTTTTAATTTTTCTCGTCTCTCCTGCAGGGTTATACACTTAGAGCATTCGTCTGACCAATGTGGTTGGCCACAAAAAGCACATTTGGCTTGGGTTTTCCTTGGTCCATATTGCTTGTTGTTTCCAGCTAACAATCCACTGGCTGTAGATTTGAAAGTGAACAGATTTCGTCTGGAATTGTCACTTTGACTAGAGCCTGGGCCTGAACTATGTTTGGGTTGAGAAGCCGTTTGTGGAAATTCTAAGCTAGCCATTTCCATAGCTGAAATGTGTTTTCCAAGCAACTGACGGAATTTGGATACCGTCCACTCTTTATCTTCAGCTTTTAACATATACAGCTGGTAGAGTACCTTTTGTGGCAGTTTCTCACTGATTAATGCAATAAAGTGACGGTGATTTACATCCTGTCCAATAGCCTCTAGACTCCTTAAATTCCTTTCAATGGCATCATAACACTGACGCAAACTGCTGACATGGTTAGTGGCCACAGGTAAGTGGGACAAATTATGGTAATAGGCATCAATGACTACTTGTTTATTCCCAAACCTTTTCTTTAACACATCAATAACAACTAGGTAATTCTCATTAGATAATTGATAACCTCCAATTGCCTCTAGGGCATCACCAGATAACTTTGATTTGAGGTAAGTAAACTTATCTATATTGGCATACCTTTTCTCTTTGTGGACAGAAGCCTCAAACATGTCCCAAAACTCTTTCCACTTCAAAGGATCTCCAGCGTAGGATGGCATgtcaaattggcttagtttggTTGGCTCTGTTAATGATGGTTGAAGTCGAGAACTATGAGATTCTCCAGAATGGGTTTGACTGGATTGCAACAAGGACATCTGTTCCTGGACTTGTGTAAGACGTTGCTCAAGGTTCTGAGTGTGACTAGTTTCAAGTTCTCTTCTCTTTCTTTCAACTTCATCCTTAAGTACTTTGAGTTGAGATACCTTGTCAACAACATTATCCATAAACTCACTGTCCTGGTCTAAAGCAGTTTGAAATTCAGCAGAAGCTTCTGAATTATTTTCTTCATCATAAGCATCCATTAATCTATCATTAGCTGTTTCCAATCGTGCTAGCTTTGTCTCAAGGCTAAGAATGGACTTTCCAATTAATAAACAATACTTTATTATTTGCTGTTCATTACTACTACTCCATTCTTGCTGCAGGAGTTCATTTGCTCCTTGTTCTTCTTTGGCTAAGCATTTCTTGCTCTAGTTCGATTACTTTTTAAAGTGCTCAATGCTGGCATCACCTTCAGAATCCTGTAAAAACTTATACAGAACAACAGATCTGACTAGACAGACAACTCGCCTTTTGTGGTACCATTATCAATGAATTTCCACGGTACCACAGATTCTAAGCTTTGGGTGAAGAAATACAACTTCAAGACGAGCCTTTCTGAAGGAAACTCCCGGGTTTCGGCACCAAATATCGCGATCGATAGAGTTTGACCTGGTTCAGCTCAGTTAATTCAACTTTTCACCGTATTTTACCAGCATTAACATTACAGCAAACAAGCATCCTATTTATACTAGTGTGTCAAGAATGTTCTAGAAGAGCCTAGTACCTCACAGAAAACCTATACATTAAAGTTCTATATCAACGCCTATAATGTGTTGAGAGTAcacaaataaaaattattaagcCTTACAATATAAATATTACAAGTTCTTCGCATTGTCTGCGACAGGACTGCCCATTGAGATATCCTACAGATGTGTTATTTAGAGAAATGTATAGTCTCTGTGGACTATTTTAGAGCTTAATATTACATAATCAAGCCAAGTGTCACTTAATTGTTGCTATCTATTAAACGAGTGTGGTCAATTGATACTTCATCCAGCAATAGTGTTAATGTGGAGTATTATCTTAACAGTACTGGAAGGTTAACAGTTTTATATGTTTGTATAATTAACTTAACATTTACGTGGTTGCTATTAATTTTTGTGTAACACTGTTCTGTACCAGGGCTGTTTGTTTCTGAACCTACCCCTGGGTTTGGCACACAGTGCTGTGAACAAGCAAGTGGATCATGCCATAAAACCATTCAGAATGGGACTTACTTTGATGTACAAAATGCAAGTAGCGAACCTCCTTGTATTTTTGTGTTGCCTCCCTCCTTTCTAGCACCCACGGCTTCACACATTCCCCACTACCCATTAACTTTTCTCCATTGTCTAGTAACAGACCTGCAATAGCATGTGCTATGCGTGATTTGAAACTCAACATTTGTGCAAGTCAGGACAATTATTTGTCATCCTCTCAAATGAGAAGAATTACAGATGTTGTCTCAACAGATTACTTGTCAGTTGTTAAGTGTTGTAAGACCACAAATCGTACTCATTGTAGGTAAATCAACAACTGAGGTTACCAGTAAAGATTTTGGGAGCAGATCTGAGTCCAAAGAGGAGATCTAAGTAGAGCTCTCAAATGGTCTCTCATTTGGGATCAATTGTCTGTTACTCATCTAAGGCATCCAATTGTGATCTGGCCAAATTGGGTTAAGCCAGGAAGGAAGAAAGGCCATGCCCCTATAGTCTATTGGGAGAGTGGGTCTGTGGTTATATAGTGTGTCAGTGCCAGAACTCTAGGAGTCCAGCTACCTGTCAATCTTCTCTATCCACTGTTTTGCCATGAAGTGTTGTCAGGTTTTTCAGTTATACAGTGGAAAATTACTACCAACTAATATACAGTGTGTAGGAGTGTGAGACCGGCTCAGACTGGCTTAGATCTCCAGTACCTAGCTCCATACACCCAGGGCAGATGATCAACCATAAAATCTCTAGTGGTAGACTGGTTGATtatattttgcagctaataGTCAGTCATATTTTCTTTGTTGTAAAAACTGTGTTATGTGGTGGCCTGTTAGCTAGTCTGTGCAATCTATGCATTTGACGGCTACCAGAATTTACAGTCTCTAACTCTAACTAGCTCCTTGCAACATAGTATACAGGTGCTGTGGTATTGGGTGCACAGCACTACTCTATATTCTACAGTCTACAGATACCTTCAAACTTTTATGGCTCCCATATACTTAATTTTGAGCAAATAGGTACTTGTAggcattgtatggctttgtcTTAATTACTATGCCTAGTCTGTGTACACTGGATTGATTTGTCTTGACTCTTAAATTGCAAGTTCACCTGTCCAGCCTAGGCTTCACTTGTATGGGTAATGAGGTGATTTGGAATGCTATAGTACAACTACATATTTGGGGATAAAATGCTGACTCCACTTTTTGTAGTGTCAGCTTATGTGGCATTAATATCCCCGGAATGTAGTCAGGACAAAAATCTGCTTGCATTAAGAGTGCATCCTACCCACGTACCTGCTGCAACACGTACCGAGAATGCAGCTCAGGTGTTTCATTTGATCACATTATCCAAAATGGTCACTCTGCCTATATCGCAGTACCATAACAACCCATTACTCTATCCCCTTTATATTGATGCTAATAGTTTACTGATTCCTCTCTCAGTACTGCTTACTAGATGATGTATAGTTTCTTTTGATAAGTTTATAAACCATGCGTATTACAAGTTCCTAAAATTGGTTTGGAAAATCAATGTgtctgcatgtatgcatgtttgtCCACATACTCACATGAAGAAACAAGTTTTAAGGTACAGAAAATAACCTTCTTaattgcctactcaagaggagttgtaaaatctttgttttgttgcagttacaaaagtatactgtacataagGTATACATATGGACATTTCTTTACATCGGCTTGAAGTGATAGTActtgatcaatttttcttcactgaattTACCTTTACCTTTGTAGTATATGTAGTGGGAAAATAAACCTCactgttgttactactttgtAGGGGTTTAATTCCGAAAGTTACTCGTATTCAAGGCAGAAACTTTGCCAGatcatacacttggctaagtagatgaTAACTATTTAACAAGAAACAGTTTGAAAAATGTGTCATTACATGTATGTCGGGTTTTGTCTTGATAAAGAGTTGGGTATGGTATTAGCTGTTGCCTGATTTTTAGAGGTAATTAACACAGCATCAGCtttgttttgaaatttttaccaaaGTTTGCATATACTTTCAGCTAGTtatttggctggctgtgggtgcacacctggtttacttaAACAATGTTTTAGCAGGAAGAAGTGTGATTACAAGCGTAGTGATCATGTTACTTAATCACTCATAATTTCCGTACAGCAACTTGTAATGAGTTTGGCATACCTATCAAGTCTATTATATACCCCTTGTAGCTTATGAATAACTTTtgcatttttatcattaactttTTATCAAGAGACTTTGATAAATATTTTAACAATGCAGTATATTGGTAAACCATACATAGATCACTATAAATACACTGCACTTCATTTAAAGGTGGCCCTGGCAAACCAGGTGTAATGAAGCAattgtatgtatttataatATTTTGTACAGTATATTTTATCAATGGCTTTTTGATTCCTTGTATAAGGGTAGCATTAGCTCCtgattttagaagtagcacaattacatcaacttgtttaaaatttgttaacacatactgtacatagtacaaATACAAATTGTGTTGATACTGAATGAATGGTTGTTTTCTATTTGTTTATGTTGTTGCTGCCTGATTATGTGATCATGACATTTTGGATGAACAGCTTGTAAGttttatatgtacacatgtacagtacatatagtatacatacatgttgtaCTAGCATGTGTACAGTATTACTAACTAACATGTATGTTTACTTACACCACCAAGTGGAGTGATATTTACTAAAACAATAATATCGCTCGACCCTACACAGAAGCGAATCATCCTatccacataattattttgtaagaTATGTGTAATCTCCGGATGGCATATGTGGTATTAGTTTGGAAGACAGTGCTTGAGGGTATGTGTCTACAattgtattgtgttgtactTATGTAATTATAAAATTGCGTAAAGTCTTGTTGAGGTATACAAGCATATTGTGACAGACTCTTTTTTGAGAATTACTGAAATTTCAGCTGTTTGAGCAATGTTGTAGACATAATTGTAAGCGTAGCGATCATGTTCAATATTACTCATATTTCCTAACAGCAACTTGCAATGAACTTGGCAGGCCCGTGTAGTCTACAGCTTATGTGTAACTTTTGTATTTTCAAGAAACTTCGATGaatattatttttaacaatACAGTATATTGGTAACCCCTGTGTACGCTTAGATCACTTTTAATACCACAGTAGAATTGAGCCCTTTGATTACAGAGTATTTCATTATGTTCTATTAGTCTAACTAAATGGAGCTCTGTTTGGAAattaatatgtgacctgctgaacaAAAACCCGACatatttgcataattctgttttacagataaattccattgaaatacattgggtaaaaatgcatgctacaaaagtaactttacgcatgttttaatt
This region includes:
- the LOC136251151 gene encoding uncharacterized protein, whose amino-acid sequence is MDAYDEENNSEASAEFQTALDQDSEFMDNVVDKVSQLKVLKDEVERKRRELETSHTQNLEQRLTQVQEQMSLLQSSQTHSGESHSSRLQPSLTEPTKLSQFDMPSYAGDPLKWKEFWDMFEASVHKEKRYANIDKFTYLKSKLSGDALEAIGGYQLSNENYLVVIDVLKKRFGNKQVVIDAYYHNLSHLPVATNHVSSLRQCYDAIERNLRSLEAIGQDVNHRHFIALISEKLPQKVLYQLYMLKAEDKEWTVSKFRQLLGKHISAMEMASLEFPQTASQPKHSSGPGSSQSDNSRRNLFTFKSTASGLLAGNNKQYGPRKTQAKCAFCGQPHWSDECSKCITLQERREKLKGSCYICLKRGHMSKNCAKDKICAHCGKKNNHHRSLCPTLFPDSSSSSGLSSIEDTVEFQPKEMTKTNVLMQTATATVKSVQRGSSMPVRLILDSGSQRTYVTDKLTKEIQLNLGPSESLSIATFGASQSTKLQCKSSKLQLYLKDGSFMTVDVTVVPSITGRITRTPLSSADVKFLKESALEDKLADTIVTNAEVFQVDMLVGNDYYFDLLQPRKIDLGNGLFLFQSTLGWIFGGKVASKTEVESEQGLLVGNAGVTPTDINVVTQTMLTLVEPSIAAKPDLELFWNLESLGITESPSTRDDDLALDHFNKTVK